A genomic region of Bubalus kerabau isolate K-KA32 ecotype Philippines breed swamp buffalo chromosome 10, PCC_UOA_SB_1v2, whole genome shotgun sequence contains the following coding sequences:
- the GREM1 gene encoding gremlin-1 — translation MSRTAYTVGALLLLLGTLLPAAEGKKKGSQGAIPPPDKAQHNDSEQTQSPQQPGSRNRGRGQGRGTAMPGEEVLESSQEALHVTERKYLKRDWCKTQPLKQTIHEEGCNSRTIINRFCYGQCNSFYIPRHIRKEEGSFQSCSFCKPKKFTTMMVTLNCPELQPPTKKKRVTRVKQCRCISIDLD, via the coding sequence ATGAGCCGCACAGCCTACACTGTGGGAGCCCTGCTTCTCCTCTTGGGGACCCTGTTGCCAGCTGCTGAGGGGAAAAAGAAGGGGTCCCAAGGGGCTATCCCCCCACCAGACAAGGCCCAGCACAATGACTCCGAGCAGACTCAGTCTCCCCAGCAGCCTGGCTCCAGGAAccgggggcggggccaggggaGGGGCACTGCCATGCCCGGAGAGGAGGTGCTGGAGTCCAGCCAGGAGGCCCTGCATGTGACCGAGCGCAAATACCTGAAGCGAGACTGGTGCAAAACCCAGCCGCTGAAGCAGACCATCCACGAGGAGGGCTGCAACAGCCGCACCATCATCAACCGCTTCTGCTACGGCCAGTGCAACTCCTTCTACATCCCCAGGCACATCCGGAAGGAGGAGGGCTCCTTTCAGTCCTGCTCCTTTTGCAAGCCCAAGAAATTCACCACCATGATGGTCACTCTCAACTGTCCTGAACTCCAGCCACCCACCAAGAAGAAGAGGGTCACGCGTGTCAAGCAGTGTCGTTGCATATCCATCGATTTGGATTAA